A genomic segment from Acidimicrobiia bacterium encodes:
- a CDS encoding enoyl-CoA hydratase-related protein — MPDTPDLLLIENIELVRVLTLNRPDKANAFNERLYHAAAVALREAEADESVSVVVFTGAGRVFSGGVDITEMTAVIPEEGQLAATPQRPAEASSMSRGFDAFVNALSSFPKPVIAAVNGAAVGIGFTMLLHCDLVLVSENARLRAPFTRMGVAPEAASSYLLPRRAGRQRAALALFTSDWIQPEEAVACGLAVKVCPADRLVAEAVELASRIAEHPLPSLMATKRLVLDAEREGILRARELEGQEFSRLLQLPNARDRVAAQLDKTS, encoded by the coding sequence GTGCCCGACACTCCTGACCTGCTCCTGATCGAGAACATCGAGCTCGTGCGCGTGCTCACGTTGAATCGCCCGGACAAGGCGAACGCGTTCAACGAACGGCTGTACCACGCCGCCGCGGTCGCGCTCAGAGAAGCAGAGGCCGACGAGTCGGTGAGTGTGGTGGTGTTCACCGGCGCAGGGCGTGTGTTCAGCGGCGGCGTCGACATCACGGAGATGACGGCCGTAATACCCGAGGAGGGACAGCTGGCCGCGACGCCGCAGCGTCCGGCGGAGGCGAGTTCGATGAGCCGCGGCTTCGATGCCTTCGTCAACGCGCTCTCGTCCTTCCCCAAGCCGGTGATCGCCGCGGTGAACGGCGCGGCCGTCGGCATCGGGTTCACGATGCTGCTGCACTGCGACCTCGTGCTCGTGTCGGAGAACGCGCGGCTGCGCGCGCCGTTCACGCGGATGGGTGTCGCGCCGGAAGCCGCGAGCAGCTATCTCCTTCCTCGTCGAGCGGGCCGACAGCGCGCTGCGCTCGCGCTGTTCACCTCGGACTGGATCCAACCCGAGGAGGCCGTCGCGTGCGGCCTCGCGGTGAAGGTGTGTCCGGCCGACCGCCTCGTCGCCGAGGCGGTGGAGCTGGCGTCTCGCATCGCGGAGCACCCGCTGCCGTCGCTGATGGCCACGAAGCGGCTCGTGCTCGACGCCGAGCGCGAGGGGATCCTGCGCGCCCGTGAGCTCGAAGGCCAGGAGTTCTCGCGGCTGCTGCAACTCCCGAACGCGCGTGACCGCGTCGCCGCACAGCTCGACAAGACCTCTTGA
- a CDS encoding acyl-CoA dehydrogenase family protein encodes MTDPLKLARDLVPLVEQEATNSEQIATMPDVVVNAFRDAGLFALQVPRSLGGFEADIETTLAVYEIVCRADASTGWSLLANASTSAFATTYTSDDAVAAMFADGAMPIHAGQFAPRGTAVKVDGAYRVSGSYSFGSGSAHAEWIGGGTLELVDGAPRMITPERPAIRVFFVPRDHIEFAGNWDVMGLVGTGSFDYVVPEQLVDAGFTFDMMNDLPLRGGPMYRIGVLGLAAIGHAGFALGVGRRALDEIAILAQDKQRLGQSTVLADQERFQYELGRNDAAMRASRALVFDAFGAAQVKLDAGDTYDMVSLIPLRQATTWATDAAEEAVRFAYLASGSDGLRNPSVIGRYFRDIHAATQHVVVDDSTLTQAGRALLGR; translated from the coding sequence ATGACGGATCCTCTGAAGCTCGCGCGCGACCTCGTGCCGCTCGTCGAACAGGAAGCCACCAACTCGGAACAGATCGCGACGATGCCCGATGTGGTGGTGAACGCGTTCCGCGACGCAGGGCTCTTCGCGCTCCAGGTTCCGCGCTCGCTGGGAGGCTTCGAGGCTGACATCGAGACCACCCTCGCGGTCTACGAGATCGTGTGCCGGGCCGACGCGTCGACCGGTTGGTCGCTGCTCGCCAACGCGTCGACGTCAGCGTTCGCGACCACGTACACGAGCGACGATGCAGTCGCCGCCATGTTCGCCGACGGCGCCATGCCAATTCACGCCGGGCAGTTCGCGCCGCGCGGCACCGCGGTCAAGGTCGACGGCGCGTATCGGGTCAGCGGCAGCTACAGCTTCGGCAGCGGGAGCGCGCACGCCGAGTGGATCGGCGGCGGCACCCTCGAGCTCGTCGACGGTGCACCGCGCATGATCACCCCCGAGCGACCGGCGATCCGCGTGTTCTTCGTGCCGCGTGATCACATCGAGTTCGCGGGCAACTGGGACGTCATGGGGCTGGTCGGCACCGGGAGCTTCGACTACGTCGTGCCGGAACAGCTGGTGGATGCCGGGTTCACGTTCGACATGATGAACGACCTCCCGCTACGCGGAGGTCCGATGTACCGCATCGGTGTGCTCGGGCTCGCGGCGATCGGGCACGCAGGGTTTGCGCTCGGGGTCGGTCGCCGCGCGCTCGACGAGATCGCGATCCTCGCGCAGGACAAGCAGCGACTCGGCCAGAGCACGGTGCTCGCCGACCAGGAGCGGTTCCAGTACGAGCTCGGGCGTAACGACGCCGCCATGCGCGCATCGCGTGCCCTCGTGTTCGACGCCTTCGGTGCCGCACAGGTGAAACTCGACGCCGGCGACACGTACGACATGGTGAGCCTGATCCCATTGCGTCAAGCCACGACCTGGGCCACCGACGCGGCGGAGGAGGCGGTTCGCTTCGCCTACCTGGCTTCCGGGAGCGACGGGCTGCGCAACCCGAGCGTGATCGGCCGCTACTTCCGCGACATCCACGCCGCGACGCAACACGTCGTCGTCGACGACTCGACGCTCACGCAGGCGGGCCGCGCGCTCCTGGGCCGCTGA
- a CDS encoding glucose 1-dehydrogenase, translating into MSLEQFSLTDRVAIVTGGGTGIGAATARLFAEHGAEVVVASRTVAELERVAAEVESTTGRRCVPVPTDVKEEDQVVRLVERTIEELGKVDILVNNAGGTRLGRLEDLPTRAFDSAVGLNLRGAYLCTREAGRQMIAQRSGAIVNVSSGAGVTGVKGGAHYASAKAGLQMFTRVTAAEWGRYGIRANCVAVGLVASERALDAWEVARLDQQAMVQGIPLGRTGAPVEVAYAMLFLVSDAASYVSGQTFSVDGGPGMSGIPD; encoded by the coding sequence ATGTCCCTGGAGCAGTTCAGCCTCACCGATCGCGTGGCGATCGTCACCGGCGGTGGAACCGGAATCGGTGCCGCCACCGCGCGCCTCTTCGCCGAGCACGGGGCAGAGGTCGTCGTCGCCAGCCGCACCGTCGCCGAGCTCGAGCGCGTGGCCGCCGAGGTCGAGAGCACCACCGGGCGGCGGTGCGTTCCCGTCCCGACGGATGTCAAGGAGGAGGACCAGGTCGTGCGGCTCGTCGAGCGCACGATCGAGGAGCTCGGGAAGGTCGACATCCTCGTCAACAACGCCGGGGGTACGCGCCTCGGTCGCCTCGAGGATCTCCCCACGAGGGCGTTCGACAGCGCCGTCGGTCTCAACCTGCGGGGCGCGTACCTCTGCACGCGCGAAGCCGGTCGGCAGATGATCGCGCAACGATCGGGCGCGATCGTCAACGTGTCGTCGGGAGCTGGAGTCACCGGCGTGAAGGGTGGCGCGCATTACGCGTCAGCCAAGGCAGGTCTCCAGATGTTCACGAGGGTCACCGCCGCCGAGTGGGGTCGCTACGGCATCCGGGCGAACTGCGTGGCGGTCGGCCTCGTCGCGTCGGAGCGGGCGCTCGACGCGTGGGAGGTCGCGCGTCTCGACCAACAGGCGATGGTGCAGGGCATCCCACTCGGACGCACCGGCGCGCCGGTCGAGGTCGCCTATGCGATGCTGTTCCTGGTGAGTGACGCCGCGTCGTACGTCAGCGGTCAGACGTTCAGCGTCGACGGCGGCCCCGGAATGAGTGGAATCCCGGACTGA